One genomic segment of Anguilla anguilla isolate fAngAng1 chromosome 2, fAngAng1.pri, whole genome shotgun sequence includes these proteins:
- the nfil3-5 gene encoding nuclear factor, interleukin 3 regulated, member 5 yields the protein MESLNLHVLSSDPSNFENLETLSCHSERAESPHSSPSRAPRQPKAKPKPSMTCRRKREFISDEKKDASYWEKRRKNNEAAKRSREKRRHNDMVLENRVMALNDENVRLKTELLQLKLRFGLISTASYVEKSQQIGGGGGGGSASSRNPYFSSSGYSSSSQVMMNSDSSEGERHTPLPKYSPRGSLSDMSDGSSRDSPEPMAYEVKREAAMDMGGMEANMFSVHHGLGSSSSQLHHAQEMDQVMDYHRGHQEAVVSSTPPAPAPQRSVILYRSSSVSYPIDSHRLQDMDQQPPGPHQHNAPMVHLSQASSDPARLEGSAASMTEVAKQLEMKSLDSPPYDNANGYNDEGERPGFEGSHHQHQETQGHYYQSHTLQKNGGRSSFAPDLLHSSEDGEPHRYRRRHSYLSPADEEPPVLTYEGSIKTKGYYQEHSSSAKDTSSSDGDPRSSDKEASTDDESPSSSCSETGGYRRSLSTGRLGSPSACLPAEGSHYQSEENQVEVRGTALPHKLRLKHRALSNGGGGPQCDSSPTAAATSPALPQHPYLALIHNAQHAGSSCGYGEGDRSSPFSFGRQQEGGEEKNENGKEEFAGQNIRNKRHD from the coding sequence ATGGAAAGCCTGAACTTGCACGTCCTGTCATCCGACCCCAGCAATTTTGAGAACTTGGAGACCCTCTCCTGCCACAGCGAGCGGGCGGAGTCGCCCCACAGCAGCCCGTCGCGCGCCCCCCGCCAGCCCAAGGCCAAGCCCAAGCCCAGCATGACGTGCCGCCGCAAGCGGGAGTTCATCTCCGACGAGAAGAAGGACGCCTCCTACTGGGAGAAGCGCCGCAAGAACAACGAGGCGGCCAAGCGCTCGCGGGAGAAGCGCCGGCACAACGACATGGTGCTGGAGAACCGCGTGATGGCGCTCAACGACGAGAACGTGCGGCTGAAGACcgagctgctgcagctgaagctgCGCTTCGGCCTGATCAGCACCGCCTCCTACGTGGAGAAGAGCCAGCAgatcggcggcggcggcggcggcggctccgcctcctccaggaACCCCTACTTCTCCAGCAGCGGCTACTCCAGCTCCTCTCAGGTGATGATGAACTCGGACTCCTCCGAGGGCGAGCGCCACACCCCGCTGCCCAAGTACTCTCCCCGCGGCTCGCTGTCCGACATGTCCGACGGCTCGTCCCGGGACAGCCCCGAGCCCATGGCCTACGAGGTCAAGCGCGAAGCCGCCATGGACATGGGCGGGATGGAGGCCAACATGTTCAGCGTCCACCACGGCctgggctcctcctcctcccagctcCACCATGCCCAGGAGATGGACCAGGTCATGGACTATCACCGCGGTCACCAGGAGGCCGTGGTCAGCTCCACCCCCCCTGCTCCCGCCCCCCAGAGGAGCGTGATCCTGTACCGCTCCAGCAGCGTGTCCTACCCCATCGACAGCCACAGGCTGCAGGACATGGACCAGCAGCCGCCGGGCCCTCACCAGCACAACGCTCCCATGGTCCATCTCAGCCAGGCGAGCAGCGACCCAGCCAGGCTGGAGGGCTCAGCAGCTTCCATGACGGAGGTGGCAAAGCAGCTGGAGATGAAGTCCTTAGACTCCCCTCCGTACGACAACGCCAACGGCTATAACGACGAAGGGGAGAGACCAGGCTTTGAAGGCAGCCACCACCAGCATCAGGAGACACAGGGACACTATTACCAGAGCCACACTCTGCAGAAGAACGGCGGCCGCAGTTCTTTCGCCCCAGACCTCCTTCACAGCAGCGAGGACGGTGAGCCCCACCGGTACCGTCGCCGCCACTCCTACCTCAGCCCTGCGGACGAGGAGCCGCCCGTGCTGACCTACGAGGGCAGCATCAAGACCAAGGGGTACTACCAGGAGCATTCGTCCTCGGCCAAGGACACCTCCTCCAGCGACGGGGACCCCCGCAGCTCGGACAAAGAGGCCTCCACAGACGACGagtcgccctcctcctcctgctctgagACGGGCGGCTACCGCCGGAGCCTGTCGACCGGGCGGCTGGGTTCCCCCTCCGCCTGCCTGCCGGCCGAGGGGTCCCACTACCAAAGCGAGGAGAACCAGGTGGAGGTCCGGGGCACTGCCCTGCCCCACAAGCTCAGGCTCAAACACAGGGCGCTGAGCAATGGAGGGGGCGGGCCCCAGTGTGACTCCTCCCCCACCGCAGCGGCCAcctccccagccctgccccagcACCCCTACCTGGCCCTCATTCACAACGCCCAGCACGCCGGCAGCAGCTGTGGCTACGGGGAGGGGGACAGGTCGTCGCCTTTCAGCTTCGGCAGGCAAcaagaagggggggaggagaagaacGAGAACGGGAAGGAGGAGTTTGCCGGTCAGAATATCCGAAACAAGAGGCAtgactga